The window CGGACAAGCGGCACAAGCAGCAGCGAGAGAATCATGCCGATCAGAACATCGGTCATGATCACATTGCTGAAGATATAATTTACGGTACTCGGCAACGGCTGTGCCTCCAGCGATTCAGCCACCCGTTCGTTCAAATTCATCATCTTTACGGTCTCGATCATTGTCTCGTAGAGCTTGCCGACATATGCCTGGTCGATCCATGTGATATGAATGAAGACAATGACTGCTTCCAGAAGCGAGGCAAAAAAGAAGAGCAGGATGCCAAACCGAACACCGTGCCAGTATCCCAGATTATTACCCGTTACAAAGGTTTTGTACTTGAACAGAAAGTAAAAAAGGAGAAGCGGCGTACCCAGGGTCAGCAATGACCCGAACAGATTCAATGCCGGAATGCGCGTCGCACCCATCACAAAAAGATACTTCAATATCCAGAACAGACCCAAAAAAACACCACCATACATGGCGTAGTTCATCAACTGACTTTTATCTTCCTGCATAAATGACTTTTTAACCTACAAAAGTAACTAAAAAAAGTCAGAAGTGGAGACCTGAACTTTCAGAGTGCTTGCCATCTCGCCCTTTTATTGATCTTTTTTTTTACAAATTGCACCTATTTAACAAAAAATACCGACAATTGAGTTACCTTTGCTTGAATTTTAAAAAAATGGATTTTTTAACATGGAAAATGTAAAACCGCTCACTCCCCTATCCAAAAGTGTGGTTGGGGTTCAGTTTCTCTTTGTGGCATTCGGCGCCACGGTATTAGTTCCCCTTTTGGTTGGCTTGGATCCCTCCACGGCACTGTTCACTGCAGGTATCGGGACACTGCTCTTTCATCTGGTAACAAAAGGGATGGTTCCAATCTTTCTGGGCAGTAGTTTTGCTTTCATTGCCCCGATAATCAAAGCCACCGAGCTTTATGGACTGGCTGGGACCCTCTCCGGACTGGTAGCTGTCGGTGCCGTCTATTTCCTGATGAGTGCACTTGTCAGGTGGCAGGGAATAAAGATCATACAACGGCTCTTTCCCCCTGTAGTTATCGGCCCCGTCATCATGCTGATCGGGTTGTCGCTTTCAGGGACAGGCGTAAACATGGCGTCCGAGGATTGGTTGCTGGCCATTATTGCTCTTGTTACGGCCATTATCGTCAGCATGTTTGCCAAAGGGTTATTGAAACTGATCCCGATCTTCAGCGGAATCATTGTGGGATATGTAGCCGCACTTCTTATGGGGAAGATCGATTTTACACCGGTTCTTGAGGCACCCTGGTTCAGTTTGCCGCAGTTTGTCACACCTCAATTTTCATGGCAGGCCATTCTCTTTATGGCTCCGGTAGCCATTGCTCCGGTAATCGAGCACGTCGGGGATGTATATGCGGTGAGCCAGGTGGCGGAAAAGGATTTCGTGAAAAAGCCGGGACTTCACCGTACAATGCTGGGTGACGGTATCGCCTGTAGCGTTGCCGGATTAATTGGAGGTCCTCCGGTTACCACCTATTCTGAAGTCACCGGTGCAATGGTGCTGACCAAAGTTACCGACCCTGCCGTGATCCGTATTTCGGCAGTTACCGGTATTCTCTTCTCCCTGATCGGAAAGGTCAGCTTTTTACTTAAAACCATACCCAATGCCGTACTGGGGGGGATCATGCTGTTGCTGTTCGGCATGATTGCAGCTACAGGTGTCAACAACATGATTAGCAACAAGACCGACATGAGTGTTACACGCAACCTGATCATTGTATCGCTTGTGCTGACCACGGGAATTGGCGGTGCAATCTTGAAGATTGGCAATTTCACTTTTGCCGGTATCGGGTT of the Petrimonas mucosa genome contains:
- a CDS encoding DUF4199 domain-containing protein, with the protein product MQEDKSQLMNYAMYGGVFLGLFWILKYLFVMGATRIPALNLFGSLLTLGTPLLLFYFLFKYKTFVTGNNLGYWHGVRFGILLFFFASLLEAVIVFIHITWIDQAYVGKLYETMIETVKMMNLNERVAESLEAQPLPSTVNYIFSNVIMTDVLIGMILSLLLVPLVRRYQPIKRRPY
- a CDS encoding uracil-xanthine permease family protein, which codes for MENVKPLTPLSKSVVGVQFLFVAFGATVLVPLLVGLDPSTALFTAGIGTLLFHLVTKGMVPIFLGSSFAFIAPIIKATELYGLAGTLSGLVAVGAVYFLMSALVRWQGIKIIQRLFPPVVIGPVIMLIGLSLSGTGVNMASEDWLLAIIALVTAIIVSMFAKGLLKLIPIFSGIIVGYVAALLMGKIDFTPVLEAPWFSLPQFVTPQFSWQAILFMAPVAIAPVIEHVGDVYAVSQVAEKDFVKKPGLHRTMLGDGIACSVAGLIGGPPVTTYSEVTGAMVLTKVTDPAVIRISAVTGILFSLIGKVSFLLKTIPNAVLGGIMLLLFGMIAATGVNNMISNKTDMSVTRNLIIVSLVLTTGIGGAILKIGNFTFAGIGLAAMVGVVLNLILPEQKREKSAEA